In Dromiciops gliroides isolate mDroGli1 chromosome 5, mDroGli1.pri, whole genome shotgun sequence, the following are encoded in one genomic region:
- the HSPA14 gene encoding heat shock 70 kDa protein 14 isoform X2 codes for MAAIGVHLGCTSACVAVYKDGRAHVVANDAGDRVTPAVVAYSENEEVVGLAAKQSRIRNISNTVMKVKQILGRSPDDPLVQKYITESKCPVIEKNGKFQYEIDTGEETKLVNPEDVVKLIFSKMKETAQSALGSDVSDVVITVPFDFGENQKNALGEAAGAAGFNVLRLIHEPSAALLAYGIGQDSPTGKSNVLVYKLGGTSLSISVIEVNSGMYRVLATNTDDRIGGVYFTEALAQYLASEFQRSFKHDVRGNARAMMKLMNSADVAKHSLSTLGSANCFVDSLYDGLDFDCNVSRARFELICSPLFNKCIEVIRNLLEQVEFTSDDINKVVLCGGSARIPKLQQLIKDLFPAVELLNSIPPDEVIPIGAATEAGILVGKENILLEEEPLAIECSAKDILVKGVDESGANRFTVLFPSGTPLPARRQHTLQAPGSISSVCLELYESIGKHSAKDENKFAQIILQDLDKKENGLHDILAVLTMKRDGSLHVTCTDQDTGKCEAITVEVAS; via the exons ATGGCGGCCATCGGAGTCCACCTGGGCTGCACATCTGCTTGTGTGGCCGTCTATAAG GATGGCAGAGCACATGTGGTTGCTAATGATGCAGGTGACAGAGTCACACCAGCTGTGGTTGCTTATTCAGAAAATGAAGAG GTTGTTGGTTTGGCAGCAAAACAAAGTAGaataagaaatatttcaaataCAGTTATGAAAGTAAAGCAGATCCTTGGCAGAAG CCCTGATGACCCACTGGTGCAGAAATACATCACAGAAAGTAAATGTCCT gtcattgaaaaaaatggaaaattccaATATGAAATAGATACTGGAGAAGAAACCAAGCTTGTTAACCCAGAAGATGTTGTAAAACTGATATTTAGTAAAATGAAAG AAACTGCACAGTCTGCCTTGGGCTCAGATGTCAGTGATGTAGTTATTACTGTTCCATTTGATTTTggagaaaaccaaaagaatgctCTTGG GGAAGCAGCTGGGGCAGCTGGATTTAATGTTTTGCGATTAATTCATGAACCATCTGCAGCTCTCCTTGCTTATGGAATTGGACAAGATTCTCCCACGGGGAAAAG caatgtctTGGTCTATAAACTTGGAGGAACCTCTTTATCTATTAGTGTCATAGAAGTGAACAGTGGAATGTACCGTGTTCTTGCGACAAACACTGATGACAGGATAGGTGGTGTGTATTTTACAGAAGCCTTGGCCCAGTATTTAGCTTCAGAGTTTCAGAG gtcctttaAACATGATGTAAGAGGAAATGCCCGAGCTATGATGAAATTAATGAACAGTGCAGATGTTGCAAAGCATTCTTTATCAACCTTGGGAAGTGCAAACTGTTTTGTTGACTCACTGTATGATGGTCTAGATTTTGATTGTAATGTGTCCAG ggccagatttgaacttatttgTTCACCactttttaataaatgtatagAAGTTATCAGAAATCTCTTGGAACAAGTTGAATTTACATCAGATGACATCAACAAG GTTGTACTTTGTGGAGGGTCGGCTCGAATACCAAAGCTGCAGCAGCTGATTAAAGATCTTTTTCCAGCTGTGGAGCTCCTGAATTCAATTCCTCCTGATGAGGTTATTCCTATTGGTGCAGCTACAGAAGCAGGAATTCTTGTtggcaaagaaaatattttattagaagaAGAACCTCTTGCTATTGAATGTTCTGCAAAAGATATCTTAGTGAAG GGAGTGGATGAATCAGGAGCCAATAGATTCACCGTACTGTTCCCATCAGGGACTCCTTTGCCAGCCCGAAGACAACACACATTACAAGCCCCTGGAAGCATATCCTCAGTGTGTCTTGAACTCTATGAGTCAATAGGAAAACATTCtgcaaaagatgaaaataaatttgCACAG ATTATACTCCAGGAtttagataaaaaagaaaatgggctgCATGATATACTAGCTGTTCTTACCATGAAAAg GGATGGATCTTTACATGTGACATGCACAGATCAGGACACTGGAAAATGTGAAGCAATTACTGTTGAAGTGGCATCataa
- the HSPA14 gene encoding heat shock 70 kDa protein 14 isoform X1 yields MAAIGVHLGCTSACVAVYKDGRAHVVANDAGDRVTPAVVAYSENEEVVGLAAKQSRIRNISNTVMKVKQILGRRYSPDDPLVQKYITESKCPVIEKNGKFQYEIDTGEETKLVNPEDVVKLIFSKMKETAQSALGSDVSDVVITVPFDFGENQKNALGEAAGAAGFNVLRLIHEPSAALLAYGIGQDSPTGKSNVLVYKLGGTSLSISVIEVNSGMYRVLATNTDDRIGGVYFTEALAQYLASEFQRSFKHDVRGNARAMMKLMNSADVAKHSLSTLGSANCFVDSLYDGLDFDCNVSRARFELICSPLFNKCIEVIRNLLEQVEFTSDDINKVVLCGGSARIPKLQQLIKDLFPAVELLNSIPPDEVIPIGAATEAGILVGKENILLEEEPLAIECSAKDILVKGVDESGANRFTVLFPSGTPLPARRQHTLQAPGSISSVCLELYESIGKHSAKDENKFAQIILQDLDKKENGLHDILAVLTMKRDGSLHVTCTDQDTGKCEAITVEVAS; encoded by the exons ATGGCGGCCATCGGAGTCCACCTGGGCTGCACATCTGCTTGTGTGGCCGTCTATAAG GATGGCAGAGCACATGTGGTTGCTAATGATGCAGGTGACAGAGTCACACCAGCTGTGGTTGCTTATTCAGAAAATGAAGAG GTTGTTGGTTTGGCAGCAAAACAAAGTAGaataagaaatatttcaaataCAGTTATGAAAGTAAAGCAGATCCTTGGCAGAAGGT ACAGCCCTGATGACCCACTGGTGCAGAAATACATCACAGAAAGTAAATGTCCT gtcattgaaaaaaatggaaaattccaATATGAAATAGATACTGGAGAAGAAACCAAGCTTGTTAACCCAGAAGATGTTGTAAAACTGATATTTAGTAAAATGAAAG AAACTGCACAGTCTGCCTTGGGCTCAGATGTCAGTGATGTAGTTATTACTGTTCCATTTGATTTTggagaaaaccaaaagaatgctCTTGG GGAAGCAGCTGGGGCAGCTGGATTTAATGTTTTGCGATTAATTCATGAACCATCTGCAGCTCTCCTTGCTTATGGAATTGGACAAGATTCTCCCACGGGGAAAAG caatgtctTGGTCTATAAACTTGGAGGAACCTCTTTATCTATTAGTGTCATAGAAGTGAACAGTGGAATGTACCGTGTTCTTGCGACAAACACTGATGACAGGATAGGTGGTGTGTATTTTACAGAAGCCTTGGCCCAGTATTTAGCTTCAGAGTTTCAGAG gtcctttaAACATGATGTAAGAGGAAATGCCCGAGCTATGATGAAATTAATGAACAGTGCAGATGTTGCAAAGCATTCTTTATCAACCTTGGGAAGTGCAAACTGTTTTGTTGACTCACTGTATGATGGTCTAGATTTTGATTGTAATGTGTCCAG ggccagatttgaacttatttgTTCACCactttttaataaatgtatagAAGTTATCAGAAATCTCTTGGAACAAGTTGAATTTACATCAGATGACATCAACAAG GTTGTACTTTGTGGAGGGTCGGCTCGAATACCAAAGCTGCAGCAGCTGATTAAAGATCTTTTTCCAGCTGTGGAGCTCCTGAATTCAATTCCTCCTGATGAGGTTATTCCTATTGGTGCAGCTACAGAAGCAGGAATTCTTGTtggcaaagaaaatattttattagaagaAGAACCTCTTGCTATTGAATGTTCTGCAAAAGATATCTTAGTGAAG GGAGTGGATGAATCAGGAGCCAATAGATTCACCGTACTGTTCCCATCAGGGACTCCTTTGCCAGCCCGAAGACAACACACATTACAAGCCCCTGGAAGCATATCCTCAGTGTGTCTTGAACTCTATGAGTCAATAGGAAAACATTCtgcaaaagatgaaaataaatttgCACAG ATTATACTCCAGGAtttagataaaaaagaaaatgggctgCATGATATACTAGCTGTTCTTACCATGAAAAg GGATGGATCTTTACATGTGACATGCACAGATCAGGACACTGGAAAATGTGAAGCAATTACTGTTGAAGTGGCATCataa
- the LOC122727934 gene encoding zinc finger and SCAN domain containing 29 isoform X1: MRSLDLVPQQLVPRRRKQLAPGNILRPHRASPKSSLLQLDAQEPSPVSHSTMATANSSAGIRWSRQETRTLLAILGEAEYIQRLQTVHHNADVYQAVSKRMHQEGFRRTERQCRSKFKVLKALYLKAYVAHATSMGDPPHCPFYDTLDQLLRNQVVTDPDNLMEDAVWTKQCDQNLVASDLPGEEGNSNLKAKRNQAADHQTILRAAKESDENCHLSVGIGNQLPETGDLEDSWDEASGAGCSQAIPSYSSSHSLYRGAVAPCHSSTVTRVGVSCEPGPCASTSRNTLGIASTQQPQASSSRIHLLSGGDGTFTNQPPPRWARRRRRSVARTIAAELAENRRLARELSKREEEKLDRLIAIGEEASAQQDTANELRRDAVIAVRRLATAVEEATGAFQLGLEKLLQKLISSTKS, encoded by the exons ATGCGGTCCTTGGACCTGGTTCCACAGCAATTAGTCCCGAGAAGGAGGAAGCAACTGGCTCCAGGAAATATACTGAGACCACACAGAGCTTCCCCCAAGTCTTCATTGTTGCAACTTGATGCTCAGGAGCCTTCACCAGTTTCCCATTCCACAATGGCCACTGCAAATAGCAGTGCGGGCATCCGCTGGTCCAGACAGGAGACACGTACTCTTCTGGCCATACTCGGTGAGGCAGAGTATATTCAGCGCCTCCAGACTGTCCACCATAATGCAGATGTCTATCAGGCTGTGTCCAAACGAATGCATCAGGAAGGTTTCCGCCGCACAGAACGTCAGTGCCGCTCCAAGTTTAAAGTTTTGAAGGCTTTATATTTAAAGGCTTATGTTGCCCATGCCACCAGTATGGGTGACCCTCCACACTGCCCATTTTATGATACACTGGATCAGCTTCTCCGAAATCAGGTAGTGACTGACCCAGATAATTTAATGGAGGATGCTGTCTGGACCAAGCAATGTGATCAGAACTTAGTAGCTTCTGACCTCCCAGGGGAAGAGGGAAACAGCAACTTGAAGGCAAAGAGGAATCAGGCAGCAGATCATCAGACTATCTTGAGAGCAGCTAAGGAATCAGATGAGAATTGTCACCTAAGTGTGGGAATCGGTAACCAGCTGCCTGAAACCGGTGACCTTGAGGATTCCTGGGATGAAGCCTCAGGTGCAG GCTGCTCTCAAGCGATCCCCAGCTACAGCAGCTCCCACAGCCTTTACAGAGGTGCAGTTGCTCCCTGTCATAGCAGCACTGTGACCAGAGTGGGTGTGTCCTGTGAGCCGGGTCCCTGCGCCAGCACCAGCCGCAACACCCTTGGTATAGCCTCCACACAACAGCCCCAAGCCTCTTCCTCTAGAATCCATCTTCTTTCTGGTGGGGATGGGACTTTCACCAACCAACCACCTCCAAGGTGGGCACGGCGTAGAAGGCGTTCAGTGGCCAGGACCATTGCTGCTGAGTTGGCAGAAAACAGGAGACTGGCCCGAGAACTTTCCAAGCGTGAGGAAGAAAAACTGGACAGGCTGATTGCTATTGGTGAGGAGGCCAGTGCCCAGCAAGACACGGCCAATGAGCTCCGCAGGGATGCTGTAATCGCAGTCAGACGTTTGGCTACAGCAGTAGAAGAAGCAACTGGTGCTTTTCAGCTAGGACTGGAAAAATTGCTTCAGAAGTTAATCTCGAGCACCAAAAGTTAG
- the LOC122727934 gene encoding zinc finger and SCAN domain containing 29 isoform X2, with product MRSLDLVPQQLVPRRRKQLAPGNILRPHRASPKSSLLQLDAQEPSPVSHSTMATANSSAGIRWSRQETRTLLAILGEAEYIQRLQTVHHNADVYQAVSKRMHQEGFRRTERQCRSKFKVLKALYLKAYVAHATSMGDPPHCPFYDTLDQLLRNQVVTDPDNLMEDAVWTKQCDQNLVASDLPGEEGNSNLKAKRNQAADHQTILRAAKESDENCHLSVGIGNQLPETGDLEDSWDEASGCSQAIPSYSSSHSLYRGAVAPCHSSTVTRVGVSCEPGPCASTSRNTLGIASTQQPQASSSRIHLLSGGDGTFTNQPPPRWARRRRRSVARTIAAELAENRRLARELSKREEEKLDRLIAIGEEASAQQDTANELRRDAVIAVRRLATAVEEATGAFQLGLEKLLQKLISSTKS from the exons ATGCGGTCCTTGGACCTGGTTCCACAGCAATTAGTCCCGAGAAGGAGGAAGCAACTGGCTCCAGGAAATATACTGAGACCACACAGAGCTTCCCCCAAGTCTTCATTGTTGCAACTTGATGCTCAGGAGCCTTCACCAGTTTCCCATTCCACAATGGCCACTGCAAATAGCAGTGCGGGCATCCGCTGGTCCAGACAGGAGACACGTACTCTTCTGGCCATACTCGGTGAGGCAGAGTATATTCAGCGCCTCCAGACTGTCCACCATAATGCAGATGTCTATCAGGCTGTGTCCAAACGAATGCATCAGGAAGGTTTCCGCCGCACAGAACGTCAGTGCCGCTCCAAGTTTAAAGTTTTGAAGGCTTTATATTTAAAGGCTTATGTTGCCCATGCCACCAGTATGGGTGACCCTCCACACTGCCCATTTTATGATACACTGGATCAGCTTCTCCGAAATCAGGTAGTGACTGACCCAGATAATTTAATGGAGGATGCTGTCTGGACCAAGCAATGTGATCAGAACTTAGTAGCTTCTGACCTCCCAGGGGAAGAGGGAAACAGCAACTTGAAGGCAAAGAGGAATCAGGCAGCAGATCATCAGACTATCTTGAGAGCAGCTAAGGAATCAGATGAGAATTGTCACCTAAGTGTGGGAATCGGTAACCAGCTGCCTGAAACCGGTGACCTTGAGGATTCCTGGGATGAAGCCTCAG GCTGCTCTCAAGCGATCCCCAGCTACAGCAGCTCCCACAGCCTTTACAGAGGTGCAGTTGCTCCCTGTCATAGCAGCACTGTGACCAGAGTGGGTGTGTCCTGTGAGCCGGGTCCCTGCGCCAGCACCAGCCGCAACACCCTTGGTATAGCCTCCACACAACAGCCCCAAGCCTCTTCCTCTAGAATCCATCTTCTTTCTGGTGGGGATGGGACTTTCACCAACCAACCACCTCCAAGGTGGGCACGGCGTAGAAGGCGTTCAGTGGCCAGGACCATTGCTGCTGAGTTGGCAGAAAACAGGAGACTGGCCCGAGAACTTTCCAAGCGTGAGGAAGAAAAACTGGACAGGCTGATTGCTATTGGTGAGGAGGCCAGTGCCCAGCAAGACACGGCCAATGAGCTCCGCAGGGATGCTGTAATCGCAGTCAGACGTTTGGCTACAGCAGTAGAAGAAGCAACTGGTGCTTTTCAGCTAGGACTGGAAAAATTGCTTCAGAAGTTAATCTCGAGCACCAAAAGTTAG